A genomic window from Bubalus bubalis isolate 160015118507 breed Murrah chromosome 11, NDDB_SH_1, whole genome shotgun sequence includes:
- the LOC102407811 gene encoding olfactory receptor 11G2-like → MQISNTFNNSSTITGFILLGFPCPREGQILLFVLFSAVYLLTLMGNGSIICAVHWDQRLHTPMYILLANFSFLEIWYVTSTVPNMLANFLSDNKLISFSGCFLQFYFFFSLGSTECFFLAIMAFDRYLAICWPLHYPTLMTGHLCANLVISCWVFGFLWFLIPIIIISQMSFCGSGTIDHFLCDPGPLLALTCKKAPVIELVFSTLSPVPLIIPFLFIMGSYALVLRAVLKVPSAAGRKKAFSTCGSHLAVVSLFYGSVLVMYGSPTSEHEGGMQKIVTLFYSVVTPLLNPVIYSLRNKDMKKALQKFLRL, encoded by the coding sequence ATGCAAATCTCCAACACCTTCAACAACTCCAGCACCATCACTGGCTTCatcctcctgggcttcccttgcccCAGGGAGGGGCAGATTCTCCTCTTTGTGCTCTTCTCTGCTGTCTACCTCCTGACCCTCATGGGCAACGGTTCTATCATCTGTGCTGTGCACTGGGATCAGagactccacacccccatgtacatCCTGCTCGCCAACTTCTCCTTCCTGGAGATCTGGTATGTCACCTCCACTGTCCCCAACATGTTAGCCAACTTCCTCTCTGACAACAAGCTCATCTCCTTCTCTGGGTGCTTTCTCCAGTTCTACTTTTTCTTCTCCCTGGGTTCTACAGAATGCTTTTTCTTGGCTATTATGGCATTTGATCGATACCTTGCCATCTGCTGGCCTCTACACTACCCCACTCTCATGACTGGACATCTCTGTGCCAATCTCGTGATCAGCTGCTGGGTATTTGGTTTCCTCTGGTTCTTGATTCCCATTATCATCATCTCCCAAATGTCTTTCTGTGGATCTGGGACCATTGACCACTTCCTGTGTGACCCAGGTCCTCTTCTAGCTCTCACTTGCAAAAAAGCTCCTGTGATAGAGCTTGTCTTCTCCACTTTAAGTCCTGTGCCCCtcatcattccttttctcttcatCATGGGGTCTTATGCTCTGGTCCTGAGAGCTGTATTGAAAGTCCCTTCAGCAGCTGGGCGAAAAAAGGCTTTCTCCACCTGTGGGTCTCATCTGGCTGTGGTTTCACTGTTTTATGGCTCAGTCCTTGTAATGTATGGGAGTCCAACATCTGAGCATGAAGGTGGAATGCAGAAGATTGTGACTCTGTTTTATTCTGTTGTGACGCCACTTCTTAACCCTGTAATATATAGTCTTAGAAACAAAGATATGAAAAAGGCTCTGCAGAAATTTCTTAGACTATAA